In Thermus islandicus DSM 21543, a single window of DNA contains:
- a CDS encoding O-antigen ligase family protein yields the protein MTIFLFYGLFQAFVGLARGYDILSTLQNLAFNVYPLYLFLGLAVGLRYPSLLRKAIWWLAWFNGLYGVLYVLVLNRIDLFLPWAPDVPLFGQPSGSFVALMGLVAFEPRLHRSWLPLLLNTFVLLGVQVRGEWLAFVLALAVWAFLRGRLLRLTILSTGVLFLLIAFYAADLRLPAPEQRGGEISVRGIVARVVAPFNPDVAVELVGEEAYSLAGTIVGWRIPWWMEIWHAVHADFITALLGLGYGYPLWSLFPVIPEGVRTPHNIFFYTLGYTGWLGVLLFAFFLASLLVALYRATWRSLSGELAFVLSCGFIGSSFFGNFFETPFGAIPFFLLTGFGLAPLVANR from the coding sequence TTGACGATCTTTCTCTTTTATGGGCTATTCCAAGCGTTTGTTGGACTGGCGAGAGGTTATGATATCCTTTCTACTCTGCAAAATCTAGCTTTTAATGTTTATCCCCTTTATCTTTTCTTGGGACTAGCCGTTGGTTTGCGGTATCCTTCCCTTCTTCGGAAGGCCATCTGGTGGCTTGCTTGGTTTAATGGTCTTTATGGAGTTTTGTATGTTTTGGTTCTAAACCGCATAGACCTTTTTCTGCCTTGGGCACCTGATGTACCTTTATTTGGTCAACCCTCCGGTTCGTTTGTGGCTTTGATGGGGCTTGTGGCATTTGAGCCTAGACTTCACCGCTCTTGGCTCCCCCTCTTGCTCAACACCTTCGTTCTCCTGGGCGTACAGGTACGGGGGGAGTGGTTAGCCTTCGTCTTGGCTTTAGCCGTTTGGGCCTTTTTAAGAGGTCGCCTCCTTCGGCTTACTATACTCAGTACGGGCGTGCTCTTCCTCTTGATTGCTTTCTATGCTGCCGATTTACGGCTTCCGGCTCCAGAGCAACGGGGAGGAGAAATTTCGGTTCGGGGGATTGTTGCCCGGGTGGTGGCTCCTTTTAATCCTGACGTTGCAGTGGAATTGGTAGGTGAGGAAGCCTATAGCCTAGCGGGTACGATCGTGGGGTGGCGGATTCCCTGGTGGATGGAAATCTGGCATGCTGTACACGCTGATTTCATCACTGCCCTCTTGGGATTGGGCTATGGGTATCCTTTGTGGAGCTTGTTTCCTGTAATCCCAGAGGGTGTGAGGACGCCTCACAATATCTTTTTTTACACTTTGGGCTATACAGGATGGTTGGGGGTCCTTCTGTTTGCATTTTTTCTTGCGAGTTTACTCGTGGCGCTTTATAGAGCAACGTGGCGGAGCTTAAGTGGAGAACTTGCTTTTGTATTAAGTTGCGGCTTTATTGGTAGCTCATTTTTTGGCAATTTTTTTGAAACCCCGTTTGGCGCCATTCCCTTTTTCTTATTGACGGGTTTCGGCTTAGCCCCGTTAGTTGCGAATAGGTAG